TTATGTCCGTGACGTAGGCTTCAAAACTCCGGTTGTCATTACCTGCGAGGATGATATGTTCAAACTCAAACAAATGCCGGCACAGAAAAAAGCCTACCGCTCTGTTACTATTGAAACGCTTCTTAAGGATCAGGGCATAACTTACCGGCTCAATGTTATGGGCGAACAGTCGCTCGGTGCTTATCGTGTCACCGCTGACACTGTGGCCGCTTTGCTCGGAAGATTATCAGAACAGGGCATCCGCTCATTTTTCCGATATGAGAACGGCGAGCCGGTTCTTTACTGTGGCGTGCTCTTTGACCGCGACAGTACTCCCTCGCAAGTGTTCCGCTCCGGGCTTAACATCATTTCAGACCAGAGCCTCCAGCAGCAAAAGGCTGAAAATATGCGCCTGCGCGTTAAGGCGGTCAGCCTTATGCCGGATAATAAAAAAATCAAAGTTGAGGTCGGCGACGCCGACGGCGAACACCGCACGCTCCACACCTACAACAAAACCGAAAGCGAGTTAAAGGCGTGGGCCGAACAGGAAATTAAACGCCTTAAACGCGACGGCCTCACCGGCTCTTTTACGACTTTCGGGGCTTCGCTTGTTGACTGCCTCGACGCTATCGGGCTAATTATCGACGGCAAAAAAGCCGGAGTCTATCAGGTCAAAAAGAATGTAATTAAATACGGCACGTCCGGCTACCGTCAGGAAATAACGCTCGGGCTGCGTGTCGGCGACTAAATAAACAGTTATGGCAGATTTACGAAATATCATCAGAGAACTGGCAAAGACCGACGGCGAGACTGTCGCGCTGGTCTGCACCGTGGACGCCGTGGACGAAAAAGCCCGCACAATCGACTGCACCCCGCTTAATGAGGGCGCCCCGTTGCTCGGTGTCAATCTACAAGCAAATCAGGGCGCGAATTACGGCTTTTGGCTTTATCCGGAAGTTGGCAGTTTTGTTATTGTCGGCTTCGTCGCAGACGGTGCCGCCGGGGTGGTTCTGAGCACTGAGAAAATAAAACAGGCCGAAGTCGTCATCGGTGACACCTCCGCCGTCATGGACGCTGACGGCTGCCGTATTAAAACCGCCAATATGTCCGCCAACATCAACGCCGACAATATAATTTTTAACGGTGGCAAACTCAACGGCCTTGTTAAAATCGACGACCTCACAAAGCGGCTTAACACAATCGAAAACGAGATTAACAAGTTAAAGGGTATTATGGCCGGTTGGGTCCCTGTTGCTCAGGACGGCGGCGCAGCTCTTAAAACTGCCGCTGCCGACTGGAGCGCCGACACCCTTTTGCTGACAAAGCGCAGTGATTACGAAAACGAAAAAATTAAGCAATGAACGGACTGCAAATAGACACAACAACCGGCGACCTCCTTGTCGCACCCTCCGGCGCGCTCATCGCCCCGGCTGACTCTTTCATTGCTGAATTTGTCATCCGCTCCCTCCGCGGCGACATCAAGGAACACCCCCTCCTCGGTGCAGAAGCGCCCCTAATGCTCGCCGGCACTCCCGACCCGTTCTGGCCGGGCAACACTAAAAAAATGCTGCAAGCCTGCGGCCTCCCTGTCTCTAACCTCACACTATCCCCCGACGGGGTGGTTATAATCTCTTAGCCTATGCAGTTTATTGTTTCAGACCGTCAAACACTCCTCGACGCCGCAGTTATCGCGCTTGGCTCGGTCGCCGGTGTGTTCGCCCTCGCTCAGCGCAACGACATCAGTATAACGGCCACACTCGCCGACGGCCTCCCGCTCATCTTTGAGCTCGAGGACGTTGTGGCCCCGGCTGTCCGCTCGGCCTATGCCGTGCAACACATCAGCCCTGCCACCGACATACCCCGCGCCGATTATCTGGAGTTGCTCTACCAGACCGGAACACGCCGCCCGCCTGTCGCCCAGAAGTTCGACCCCGATAACGTCGGCATTGTGGTTGACAAAATCGACGAAGTGATCGCCGACCTTAACGCCGGCCGACCGCTCAACATTCAGAGCAAAAACGAACTTACACGAATTTTTCAGGACCCTTTCGACGAGGTGTTCTCTTAACTCTTTTAATCCCTCAAAATGGAACCACTCACCCAAAACGACCTCAAGCAGCTTGACACGGCCGCGCTGCTGCTTCAAGCTCAGGCCATACGCGACGCGGTGGCCGCTAAAACCGTGTCGGCCCGTCAGGTTGGCGAGCTGTTCTGCGGCCTCATTGAAGCCTGCGACGACATCAACGCTGCCGTCAGCCTCTTTTTATCGGTCAACCTCCCGGAGATTTTGGCCGACATCGACAAACGGCTCGCCGGGGCTGACACTGCCGCAGCCGACACACGCGCGGAGCTCCAAAAGTCCGAAGCCGCCCGCGCCCGTATCGACTCGCTCATCTCCCAGCTATCCGGCCAGAGCCTCGCGGCTCCGCTCCGTGTTGACATCATCAGCGCGCCCCGTACTGTAACGCTCGCCAATCCCGTGCGCCAGCAGATACGCGCCCGCCTGTTCCCCAGCTTCGGCCTCGGCTCTGTCCTCTGCATGGGCGACCACCAAGCCCTCGACGTTTCGCCCGACGGCTTCATCACCCCGCTGCGTCTCGGCCGCTCTTATGTCAATGCCGTGGCTACCTCCGACACATCGGTTTACAAAACACTTTGCATCGATGTTGTGCCACCGCGTTGCCGTCTCACGGCCTCCGGCGCGCTACGTCTCGACGGCAAAGGTAATTTAAGACTCACATAATGGCAACCGAAACACGACATATAAACTACAAAAGCGACTTTGTCCTCCGTGAGCGCTTCCGCGACGCTGCCGGCAAAATCGTGCCACTCCCCGACGGGGTGGACTTTGTGCTGACATATACAGTTAAGCACGGCCATACTTTCACGGCCTCGCGCTCCGGTGACGCTTATAAAAATTGCCTGCCCGACGGTGACGCCCTGCTTGTCATTTTCAAGGATCACGGCTTATGTGAGGGCACGCTGCGCCGTGAACTGCATTTGCAGCTAATTAACGACCTTATGCCCGACGGCCTGCAAAATGTATATTACCCCGCCGACCCCGGCGTAGAGCTCTGGCAGTTCGCCACCGACTCCCCGGGCGTCGTGGAGTGCGACCTGTTGGCGGCATACACCCGCGGCCTGCCGTTCACTTATGAGGATTTCACGCCGGAGCAGTTGGCCGCCCTCAAAGGCGACAAGGGCGACCCGTTCACATGGGCCGACTTTACCCCCACACAGATTGAGATCCTGAAAAAGCCGGCGACCGAAGCCGCCGACCTCGCCAACACAGCAGCCAAAAAAGCAGACACCGCCGCAAATGAGGTGCGCGAACAGGCGCAAAAACTTGCCGACACATCGTCCGAAGCGGTCAAGACTTGCAATGCTGCCACCCAAGCCTCAAAAGCCGCCACAGGGGCCGCAGAAACAGCCACAGAGAACGCCCGCAACGCTGCCACGGCAACCAATGCCGAGCGTGAGCTTACAGAACAGAGCCGCCAACGCCTCGAAGCCGTGCCCGACCGTGCCGAACAGGTAGCCGCGCCAATTCCCGACGGGCTGCGCGTCATCAGCCCGGGCGTTGTCACTCTTGGCAACGACGTGCCCCAATATATCCGCGCCCGGGTGCTTCCCGCCGGTGCGCTTCAAAATGTAATTTTTCAGGCTTTCGGCGGAGCTGCCGGAGTGGAGCCCGACGGGCGTGTGCTGCCATTCCGCCCGGGTGTCGCCCAGGTGCATGTTATCCCCACGCTCGGCACTCGCTTTTACCAGACTGTTGAGCTGCGCGTTGTCGCTCCCTCCCTGCGTCTGGCCGCCCCGGGCGCGCTCCGCCTCGACTCTGCCGGCAATATTCGTTTAACTTGACATTTCACCGCAATGGCTAATTTTTTAGATAACATCCGCGACTATTTCAGCCGCCCCACACGCTCCCAGCTTCAGACGCTGGCGCGCGCCGTCGCCTCCAAAAAGGGGGTGCAGATTTCGGCAATGCTCCAGCAGCAGTCCGACTCCCTGACAAAAAAGGACATTGCCGACTGGCGAGCCGCTAACCAAATGGCTATCGACTACGAAAACCCAAACCGTTGCCGCCTTTATGATATTTACGCCGATTGCGTCCTCGACGCCCACCTCTCCGGCTGTATCGCCCAGCGCAAGGGCAAAGTGTTGCAGAAAGATTTCCGCCTCGTGGACCAGAACGGCAAGGAAAACACCGCCGCCACCGAACTGCTGCAAAGTGAGTGGTTCGCCGATTTCCTCAGCCTGTGTCTGGATTCTATCTACTGGGGGCCGACCCTCATACAGTTGGGCGACATCATACGCGACGGCGGCCCGCTCCGTTTCAATAATGTGGAGCTTGTGCCGCGTAAGCATGTCATCCCTGAATATGGGGTTGTCGTGCGCTCCCCCGGCGACGACTGGCGCGGCGGCATTTCCTACCGTGAGGGCGACGTGGCTAACTGGTGCGTGGAAGTGGGCAAGCCGCGAGACCTCGGCCTGCTACTGAAGTGCGCCCCCTCATGTATCAGCAAAAAAAATATGCTGGCCTACTGGGACGTATTCGGCGAGATCTTCGGTATGCCTATGCGCATAGCCCGCGTTAACTCTCTCGACGAAGCGGAGCGCGCAAAGGTGGAGGCGTCTCTGCGCGACATGGGCGCGGCTCAGTACATCGTGGCGAGCGACGGCACCGAAATTGAAATTAAGGAAAGCAGCCGCGGCGACGCTTACAACGTCTATGACCGCCGCGTGGACCGCTGTAACTCCGAACTGTCTAAGGTGGTGTTAAATCAAACAATGACTATTGACTCCGGCTCCTCGCTCTCGCAGTCAGAAGTGCACCTTGAAATTTTTGAGCGCACCACCGAAAGCGACGCCACAATGTGCGCCCACATCATCAACGGCCGGCTCCTCCCGCTCATGGTCCTGCACGGCTTCCCGGTCAAGGGCCTGCGCTTCCAGTGGAACAATGCCGCCGCGTTCTCTCCGGCTGAAAACCGCGAAAACCTGCGCCTCGTACTTGAATATTTCAACGTGCCGGGCGAACACATCACCGAAACACTCGGCATCCCGGTGGAGTCTCCGCGCGAAGCCAAAACACAGCCCGACCGTTTTTTCGACTGAGCCGCACCCGGTCGCTTCTGGGAGTGGCCGGGCTGCGGCGCTCATATCTCGCGTTTAACGCCGCTTTGGGCGATTTGTATAGCGACGACCTCCTGCGACTCGCAGACGCGCCAGACAAGCCCGATTTTGACGACACGGCATTTTTTGACGCTGCCGGCATGGTCTATAATGCCGGTGGCTTCGACGCGTCGCAACTTTCCACCCCCGAAGCGCGCCGCCTCATCGCAGAGACTCTCAAGCAGATTAACCGCGCCATTTCCTCCGGCGTCTCCTATGAGGTGCCGGAAACGGTGCGCCATGCCCTCGAAAACAATGCTTTTATTTTCTCCGGCTTCAAGGCTTACCACACGCTCCGCGAGGTGGGCTTGTCGCTCACTACCGACACCGGCGAAATAAAGCCCTTTGAGCAGTTCCGCCGCGACGTGGAAAAAGTCAACAACCAATATAACCACAATTACCTTTATGCGGAATATAACCACGCGGTCGGGGCTTCTCTTATGGCTGAACGCTGGCAAAAGATTGAAGCCGACGGCGACAAATACGACCTGCAATACCGCACGGCCATGGACGACCGTGTGCGTGAGGATCACGCCATTCTACATAACACGACGCTGCCACCCTCTGACCCGTTCTGGGAAATGTATCTGCCGCCCAATGGCTGGAATTGTCGCTGTACGGCGGTACAGGTCCGCAAGGGCAAATATCCCCAGAGCGACCCGGCCCTCTCCATGCTCCGGGGCAACAACTGCACCGAAGCGGCCAAACAGCAGATTTTCCGCTTCAATCCCGGCAAAACATTAGAACTGTTTCCAGCCAAGCACCCATATTTCAAAGGGCCGAAGCCGCAGCAGGTAAAGCAGGCCATTGAGGGCTACACACCTGCGGAGTGGACCCCTAAAACAGTGGCCGAAGCTGAGCAATTTTTCCGCGACAAACTCGGCGTTAACTGCTCCCTAAAAGGCTTTACTAAAACCAATATGGCACAAATTGAGTCTATTTTCCGAAGCGTGGAGCGCCATTTTCAATGTTGGCCGGAACTAAAAAAAGAAACGTTGTTTGTCGGTACCATTCGCGGTCGTACTGAGTTAATGACCTCCGCGCTGTTTGAGGAATACAAACGACTATACCCGGGACAACGTGAAAGCCTCCTGCTGGATATGGCTAAAAAATACGCCCGCAAAGCCTGTGCAAGTCCCGGTTGTTATGCCTATTCTCACGGATATGGCAAGCAGTACGGTTTAAGCGGTATTTGTTTTAACACCTCATGGGCTGGCGAAAAAATAGATAAGTCACTCGCCAGCGATGTTAAAAGCAAGTGGCACCCGCCCGGCTGCGGTACTCTTAAAGCGGTTTTTGACCATGAGCTGGGCCATGAGATTGACCGCCTGCTGGGCCTCCGCTCAAATGCAGACTTTCTCAAGCTGTTCAATCAGGAACACAGCAAGGGCAAAGCGCACATTACCGAGGTACTCTCAACCTATGGCAATAAAAATGCCGCTGAGTTCATCGCTGAGGCGTGGTCCGAATATCTTAACAACGAAAAACCGCGGCCAATAGCGGTCGCGGTGGGTAATATCATTAAAAAACTATATGAAGAAAAACATCAATCTTCATCAAGCAAATAAACGCGCATTTTCTCGCGCTCCCCCTTGGGTTCAAATACAAAATTGCCCTTTTGTCCG
The sequence above is drawn from the Duncaniella freteri genome and encodes:
- a CDS encoding phage minor head protein, with protein sequence MGDLYSDDLLRLADAPDKPDFDDTAFFDAAGMVYNAGGFDASQLSTPEARRLIAETLKQINRAISSGVSYEVPETVRHALENNAFIFSGFKAYHTLREVGLSLTTDTGEIKPFEQFRRDVEKVNNQYNHNYLYAEYNHAVGASLMAERWQKIEADGDKYDLQYRTAMDDRVREDHAILHNTTLPPSDPFWEMYLPPNGWNCRCTAVQVRKGKYPQSDPALSMLRGNNCTEAAKQQIFRFNPGKTLELFPAKHPYFKGPKPQQVKQAIEGYTPAEWTPKTVAEAEQFFRDKLGVNCSLKGFTKTNMAQIESIFRSVERHFQCWPELKKETLFVGTIRGRTELMTSALFEEYKRLYPGQRESLLLDMAKKYARKACASPGCYAYSHGYGKQYGLSGICFNTSWAGEKIDKSLASDVKSKWHPPGCGTLKAVFDHELGHEIDRLLGLRSNADFLKLFNQEHSKGKAHITEVLSTYGNKNAAEFIAEAWSEYLNNEKPRPIAVAVGNIIKKLYEEKHQSSSSK
- a CDS encoding DUF935 family protein — its product is MANFLDNIRDYFSRPTRSQLQTLARAVASKKGVQISAMLQQQSDSLTKKDIADWRAANQMAIDYENPNRCRLYDIYADCVLDAHLSGCIAQRKGKVLQKDFRLVDQNGKENTAATELLQSEWFADFLSLCLDSIYWGPTLIQLGDIIRDGGPLRFNNVELVPRKHVIPEYGVVVRSPGDDWRGGISYREGDVANWCVEVGKPRDLGLLLKCAPSCISKKNMLAYWDVFGEIFGMPMRIARVNSLDEAERAKVEASLRDMGAAQYIVASDGTEIEIKESSRGDAYNVYDRRVDRCNSELSKVVLNQTMTIDSGSSLSQSEVHLEIFERTTESDATMCAHIINGRLLPLMVLHGFPVKGLRFQWNNAAAFSPAENRENLRLVLEYFNVPGEHITETLGIPVESPREAKTQPDRFFD